Genomic segment of Dermacentor silvarum isolate Dsil-2018 unplaced genomic scaffold, BIME_Dsil_1.4 Seq426, whole genome shotgun sequence:
TTCTTTGCTTATCTATTTGTACGGTGGAAAGCCTATCGATTGCGAGTTGCCTAGCTCACGCACCTGCTGATTTCGGCAAAACCAAAAGTGACTAAAAGTAAAAGCACTAAACAAAGACTGAGCAGCCTTGATTATAGCAGCTTTTTGCAGATTATTGCAGCTAACACGACGTTTTACACGTTCAACTCAGTTTGCTGCGCGGACGTTTTCAGGCTACCTTGCATATGCGTGCTGCCCGTAGAAATCTATCAGACCTGTAACCGTCCTATTGGTGCACGAAAGCTACATGTGTGCATCTTCAATTAACATCAAGAATCTTATTGGCATAGGAAGGTTGCCTGTAAGAGTTTTTACCTGACTATTAAGAACCATGCTGCTATTGGGAGGGTGCCTGTAGAAACTCTTGACTGACTTTTAAGAATCCTACAGGCACTGGGAGGGTGCATGTAGACACTCTTGACTGACCTTTAAGAATCCTATTGCATTGGAAGTTTGCCCGTAAGAGATTTTAACTGACTTTTAAGAATCCTACTGGTATTAGGAGGGTGCCTGTAGAAATTCTTGACTGACCTTCAAGAATCCTAATAGTCCATCAAAATAGCCCtaacggattttttgactgggtagGAACAAAGAACTTATTATTTAGGCTTCCAATAATGCATTTCTTCAACTGCATGGACTGGGTCTTTACGGAGAGGGGCATtggtagggctccgtgttttcgcaTAAATCCGAAAAAAATCCGATAAGCACTCGCTGGTacaatttttgacaattcggatttatccgataaactccgattttaacggccaatatgaccctgttccgtACTTTATCGATGGGtcatgttctaagcagtcattgatacatcggccggtttggccgCTATAAACTTTACCTCACATCAACAGTGTCTCGTAGACCAtacccatcgcacatttaacaaagggcttgtcgtGCGCGGAGCGAGAGACGTGAACCCGttcaacgactgtcgcagaccttcatggatactaGGCTGCTGTCGCTGAAGAGTGGAGACAGACAGTTGGGGGGAACCTTCtcgatgcactccagtacaccagtgaatcgttttgaTATAttgttcaaattgtgaatctaaatgtgaagcatgagttaccccgAGCGTTCGAAACCTACGAAATCTATGCGCCGATTTTTAAattagtgtttcttgaaactgacgacatgagccaactcatgagtgattttgtGAACTATCAcagctaattaatcagtaacattgttgaacccctgtagctttggagacttcacactgtccagtggccagtgcttttTTTAGTCTTCTTGCGCAAAcattgaaagggcattttcaaagctgagaatcatcaatcgaaTGGAGCGTGCTTCCGCCAGTaacagcaacctcgtaaagtatggtggcgtctattacaacaagctttaaggaTGTAATATGCAGAAACATAGGTGTTTGGTAATCAAGTATTTGGgcttgtgtgtatgtgtttgtgcatTCAAACCTTCCAGGCAACAAAAATACGtttcgtgtgttctgatgttttcgtgttcagagatcatttcatctaagatatttgagtattgagaataatgcatCTTTTAACTCCGAATTTCGGGGAATTGGagatttacgagaaataaactccgataaactccgaatttccgccagaaaataaactccgaaaaacaccctccgaatttcatgaaaaataaactccgaaaacatAGAGCCTTAGGTATTGGtaataaaaaagcaaaaaaaacaaaaaaaacaaaacaaaaaaaaacacggagcTTGAAAACGGCCTTCACTCCCGAACAAGCACAATGAAGCATAGCTCCCACGGCCGTGAAGGCGCCTCACATACAGGCTCGCTACTCGCCACAGAtaaagtagcgcatgcgcactgggtccgaagcccacgccagcgcttcaTTTCCGCTGTTGGACGCGTTCCTGGGCGCCACCGGCACTtcactttcctcctcaccctttcaccATGCCCTCTTCCactttccgcctcgtggttccgctgcaccatcctctccgctttcctccacGTGCCTCTTCGCTCTCGCCACTTTTTTCATCCCCCATCGCGCGCCGCGTTCACTCTCATCTGTCGCTGTGCTAATTCGCTCAGTAACAATTGACGCCGACGCTCGTCGTATAGGGACGGGCGCCTATGAGCGGCGCTTTAAACATACATTCTGAGGCTACACGTGCCCAAAATACGATATGATTTTGAGCCtagccgtagtgggtgactccggaatagTTTCGACCATCTCGGGTTGTTTAATGTGCAGCCAGTGCACGGTACATGGGTGTTCTTGCACTTCTCTCTCATGAAAATTTGTACGCagcggccgcgatttgatcccgcacACCCAGGCTTAGCAGCGCTACGCCAAAGCAACTACACCACCACGTCGAGTACTTTAGAAGTAACCGCGAGCTTGAAAGTGCTAGAGGGAGAAGTACCAACCGAATGGAAACTCCCGGCTGTGCATACAGCCGGGAGCTTGTCCATACTTTGAGCTTGTGCATTCCTTTGATCCTTTACTGCAAGAAATGGGCTATCATAGTAATAGAAAATGGCAGAGAGCGTATGATACATTAGGTAATATATGTTACAAACACACGACAACACATTTCTAAAAAAGACAATAAGACGGCATAGGAAAGGGAGGTTCAGGTATACCGAGGCGATCACTCGGCGTTACGCACGGGGGCACAGCGGAATAGTTAAAGCACCAGTGCTGCGAAAGATGGATAGGCGCGGCGCATCCTGCGAACTGCGAGACGAGGCGGCAAGGCCGTTTATTTCAGCGACTGCGTAAAACGCTCCGCCCCGCCGCAGAAACAGCGCTTAGATGGGCTTGTCCAGGTCCAGTAGCTGGTTGCACATGCGCACTGCGAGCACGAGGTGTGACAGATCAACGTGGGCCTGCTTCCAGGCCCTTATGGCACGACTCGGGTCTCGCTGTCTTCGGGCGCGGTACGCATGCTCGTGAAGGAAGGCGAACGCCTTTCCGGCAAACGCGTCTTCCGGATCCGCGCCGAAAGCCATGTTCCTGCAGGCGCCAAAAGCGGGAGGCCGCGTGATGGCTCTGACACTCATTACAAGCGGAAATCGTTTACTATAGGAGGGCTGCGATAAACATGGCTGCTTATTTTCTGGCGCTCGGATTTCAGTAGCATTATGTGTTGTGGAGGCTTCGATCGCAAATAGACAGCTGTATGTCGGTAAACAAACCGCTATGGCACAGGGAGTAAAAGGAGGAAGCAACTGCGATGATCCTTCCCTACTTCGCTATTGGCCATGTTTAGCAACAATCTCCATAGTAATTTCGGGATATTTGGTCATGTGTATTCATTTTGTATCGAGATGAAACTCGTGCGGTAGAGTAAGTGGAAATTTTTTTCAGTACCAATATTGGTGAAGTTTGTTCATTGGAACCTTTAAAATAGTTTGACGTTagacgtgctaaaaccacgatttcattatgggACACGCAGCAGTGCGGGAACTCCGTACTAATTTTTAACACCTGGGGTCCTTCATCTGTACTTAAATATAAGCATACGAGCATTTTTTCGTTGctccccaatcgaaatgcggctgctgcagccaggatttgatcctgcgatctCATATTTTAGCAGTACAACGCCACAGCCAACACGCTGCTACGGCAGGTCTATAGGCATCTTGCAGTGGGCCGACGACGCTACGGCGGCCTCGGTCATTGCGTACTCAGACGCAGCTGCACTAAGCTTAGGGTTGCGTAGAAAATGACAAGGCATTCCAAGCAGTGCGCCCGTCCTTCGCCTCTGGCGTGGGCATCACTCACCTAGCTGTGCCTATTCATCGTTAACTCCAGCTCGAGCTTGGAAACGTTCATGCTTTCCTATTCGAACGCAACCATACCTTGTCATGCAGACCATGACGATTGCAGACTGGAAGATCTCGGGCACTCTTGCCTTCCAATGAGCGAATGCAGGTGTCATCGCGAATATGCGTTTTTTTATGACCATTGTGGGTGTAGAAAGCTTAATTGGAAGGTGCCTATGGCATACGGTGTGGTGTCTGGAGCAAGTTGTTGACACGACTCAAACAGTTGTACATCGTTGTGATTCGCTAATTCGATGCATTTAGCGAAATGTGCCAAACAATGCACCACCTattattgcgttttttttttcacagccagTTTCATCGCACCGAAATTTTAAACCATGTTAGCGTGAAAGATTACTTCTTTTTTCAGTCAAGTCAGGTTTGTTCCAAGAAAACACCTTGGGAAGTCATACAATAATTCATCGCGTGTTACTTTCTGGGGTGAGAAACATAGGCTGGATCAGCAGGGTTTATTTTCATTCAACAAACACGCACACTCACCTGACGTTCGGCTTTCCCAGCAGTCCCTCCCGCTTTATGAACGCGCGTTCAATGAGCACGAGTCTCTCGTTGACCATGCGCAAGGTGGGTTTGCTGCACGGAATTAACAAAGAGGAAATTCACGACGTGTCGCACGAGCCTCAGCGCCTAAAACAAGTCCCATTACACAtatcactatcatcatcaacgtatttaggtccactgcagggcgaatcCTTCTGCCAACAATATCTAAATAACAAAGTCTTGCATCAATTGGCTTTATCTTGTATTATAAGCTAAAAAAAAGTTGCACATTCGCGGACAACTCTTTATGACAATAAAAGTAAAGTTAGAGGCAAGACACGCAGATGCAAAGAAGCTCCTGAATGAAGTCCCACATTCTCAgccacgttagtttaggctgaAGGAGAGAAAATGTATGAAAATCTCGTTTACAACAGCAAAATAAGAGACAATACATCACTGATTGTTAGTATTGACCTATttatcttcttttctcttccgcgTTCGGGCAAATGCGAAACCATCGTACATGAACGCTCCTCTGATTGAGGATCTGTTTCAAGAAGCCTAAAGCACTCTCAAACGCTGCCGGAATACTTGGCTAAGTAAGGCATGCACAGAAGCTCCGCCACTGCAGCGTTACAGAATGTTGTTCGCGAACGTATCGTCACCATTACAACGATGGCACTACTGTTCTTCGACAGCGTttgccttcccttggcacccgTGTTGTCTGTAGAACACAGAATATATGTTTTGCACATTTTGCTGGGATAGCTGATGGGAGCTCACACTGCGAGAACAGGCGAGGAGAGAGGCGAGAACGACATGGGACGTAGCGCTGGTAGGTAATTTGTAGATAAATGGGCAGAGAAGCTTCTATAGAAGTCCACATGTCTACAAAGTGGTGGCCTGTTTCAAACGTCACAATCTGTGTCGTGGGGGACAATTTCTGTGAAGAAATAAGCGTGACATCACACCCAGAAATGGAAGTGACGTTGAGACCGGCTGCTCGGCGCAAGTGTTGAATTTTTTAGGGTACGGCATTTCGACCGCCACGCCAGCCGTAATCGTTCTTCTGTGAGCGTTCAACTCGCCTCAGGCGATGCGACAGTGTGTCAATAAACTCTAGGAATGGCGTGTGTCTTACGGTGACTTTAATTACGTTGATGATTacggtagtttttttttctgcacgttccTTAAGAACGTGCTCAGAGCTTGTGTTGCGGAGAGTGGACGAACACTGTGCTACGCGTTTTCGTGCAGTGCTCTGCATTCATCGTCACGACGGGGCACAGTACGTCGGTTGTAGCAGCGTGAACATTCTCAATTACGAACAGTCTGCATCCAAACATTTTGCCTACAAATGCTGTGCGCTAGCTCAGGCGCAGTTTAAGAGAAGTGCATGCCACGTGTTGATTAaacaggaaatgaaaaaaaaagaacaagtttgGACGATATCACCAcgttcaagtgagcaacgccatcCCGCACGACATAACAACTGCATGCACAGAGGCTTGCAAAGTCCGGCCTATCTCTCGCACCAGAAGCACTGGTCGTTAGAGGTCACCAAAAGCACCTAAATCACAGAAAAATGTTAGAAAGTGAACATTTCGTGTATTAGTATACCAAATTTATCTGAAGTGAAATTATTACTTTATTTGGCAGTATTTAGTTCAACCATTCCTGAGCATTTGATTTTTCACATGTTTTCTTGTTTCAGCTCTCTTACGTTGTTGTAGCAAAGGCTACGAGATAACGTAGGCGAATATTGACGAACACCACCCGTGCGCAACTATGGGTGCTTTATGCAGCACAGAAGCGAGACCTTTAAGTGTGTTTGCTTGTCCCACGGGAAACACTCTTGTCTTTGGGCctatgaattttttttattgcgcaatGACAGTGAGCTGTAACTGTACGTGCGATGAGAAAAGACGCAGTTGAAAATTGAAACAATTCTGATCACCCGATGAGCACAGAAATCGCTGACCCGACATATAGCCAGCGATAGCTAGGAAAGTTTATGGAGTAGACTTTTCAAGTTGTATGTCACAGCAATTGTCATTTTTACTTGTCAGAAAATCTCAGCAAATAAGAAAACTTCATTGGTTCCCAAAAAAGATTCGATGTCACCCCTTACACATAAGGGTGTTCGCCATGGGTCAACCAAACACCCTTTAGAATTCCATAAATGTACCAGAATGTTTAGTGCGTTATACAACCAGAGATACAACTATGCACGGTAGCCTTATACACCGAGGATCGTAAATGTGTCCGAAGAAACTCCTTCCAAGGCATCTCATTAGCCGCCAGATGTAGTGAATTAGCGTTCACGGGCGGTTATTAAACGCTAAATTGAACACTCACTCGAGCTGCTTGCGTTTGTCCAGCCATGACCAAAAATTCTGGGCCCGTTGCTGAAATTTCTTCGTTTCGCTGATCAGCCAGTCTGGAGGGCAAAGAAGAAAGCGACTATAACAAGCTGAAACACAGGCAAACAGATAAATGCGTAAGTGCAAGTTCTGTGGCCGTATTTGTAACGATCTACATATTTGTAAAAGAAAAACAGCGCCGACAACGGGACACAGGGCGGCAACAAGGGCGCTGACTATCAAGTTGTGGTTCATTAGAGAGAGGAAACTGTACGAGACAAAAAAACAGGAAGCAAGAAAGATACGCCCcatccactccatgaagatggtcgaacaccgaagctgtgttagttacaccgagtgttataCCATGCAAGTCGAACTTCGCAAGCAGTCTATATTAAGTGTGAAGCCTGTAGGGGCCCgtgctgtcggc
This window contains:
- the LOC119435076 gene encoding putative N-acetylated-alpha-linked acidic dipeptidase, translating into SRPSGWFPAYHTAYDNRELFERAVDSRFELTLRCSQMNAALTLRLAEEAVLPYNVSEMANELRAAVDGVEPSIVHEMSKQNISLDWLISETKKFQQRAQNFWSWLDKRKQLDKPTLRMVNERLVLIERAFIKREGLLGKPNVRNMAFGADPEDAFAGKAFAFLHEHAYRARRQRDPSRAIRAWKQAHVDLSHLVLAVRMCNQLLDLDKPI